The following coding sequences lie in one Phycisphaerae bacterium genomic window:
- a CDS encoding M48 family metallopeptidase, with protein MLLRQLSWPLLVSCCLVLTSLGCSTVKETGRRQLMLVTSDQEQTLGAQAYQEVLSKAKRSTDARMTAVVERVGRRIAGVADRPDFRWEFALIESDQVNAFCLPGGKIMVYTGILPIMKNEAGMAVVVGHEVAHAVARHGGERISQQMSVEIIQELLAQGLAKASPALRSGALQAFGVGAQVGALLPYSRAHESEADQIGLIYAARAGYDPREAIGLWRRMEASRKSKGLEFLSTHPREERRVGQFEKEMPAALEAYRAAPQQYGVGEQW; from the coding sequence ATGCTTCTTCGGCAGCTCTCATGGCCCCTTCTCGTCTCGTGCTGTTTGGTGCTGACCTCGCTGGGCTGCTCGACGGTCAAGGAAACCGGCCGTAGGCAGCTGATGCTGGTCACCTCCGACCAAGAGCAGACGCTCGGGGCCCAGGCTTACCAGGAGGTCCTGTCGAAGGCCAAGCGGAGCACGGATGCCCGAATGACGGCCGTGGTTGAGCGTGTTGGCAGGCGGATTGCGGGGGTGGCCGACCGTCCGGACTTCCGCTGGGAGTTCGCCCTGATCGAATCTGATCAGGTGAATGCCTTCTGCTTGCCCGGCGGTAAGATCATGGTGTACACCGGCATCCTGCCCATCATGAAGAACGAGGCCGGCATGGCCGTGGTTGTCGGCCATGAGGTGGCTCACGCCGTCGCCCGGCACGGCGGGGAGCGCATCAGCCAGCAGATGAGCGTAGAGATCATACAGGAACTCCTTGCCCAGGGACTGGCCAAGGCCTCCCCAGCATTGCGGAGCGGTGCTCTTCAGGCTTTTGGCGTGGGTGCTCAGGTGGGGGCTCTGCTTCCTTACAGCCGGGCTCATGAATCTGAGGCGGACCAGATTGGCCTGATCTACGCGGCCAGGGCCGGCTACGACCCGCGCGAGGCTATTGGGCTCTGGCGGCGGATGGAAGCGAGCCGGAAATCCAAAGGACTGGAGTTTCTATCCACGCATCCCCGCGAAGAACGGCGCGTCGGGCAGTTTGAGAAGGAGATGCCCGCTGCGCTGGAGGCATACCGCGCGGCCCCGCAACAATACGGAGTGGGGGAACAGTGGTAA
- a CDS encoding sulfatase-like hydrolase/transferase translates to MKHFLAWLVAVLSGLCGPSFAADRPNIIVILSDDMGFSDLGCYGGEIQTPHLDALASGGIRFTQFYNTARCCPTRASLLTGLHPHQAGVGHMTSDNGYDGYRGGLNDRCVTIAEVLRPAGYRTYMCGKWHVTRHAGPGADLSCWPVQRGFDKFYGTITGAGSFYDPTTLCRQNTFITPENDSEYRPAQFYYTDAISDNAVRYLQLHTQESPEKPFFLYLAYTAAHWPMHAMEKDVAKYKGRYDQGYEAVRVARFAGMRKLGIIPATAELSAGAAAWRDVKDKAWEARCMEVYAAMVDCMDQGIGRVVAQLKKDGCLDHTLILFLQDNGGCAEGMGRSPNGPPPADLAPLKRDQLQPAIWPPMQTRDGRWVRTGPGVMPGPPDTYIGYGRAWANVSNTPFREYKHWVHEGGISTPLIAHWPAGIPAERCGKLESQPGQLVDIMATCVDAAGAAYPQELRGHEIKPTEGTSLRPAFEGRSLARAKPLVWEHEGNRAIRDGRWKLVAKENQDWELYDIETDRSELHDLADAQTERVTTMSAAWDVWAQRANVLPLGAWRGKSTTRAAQGLSKQRRFVLKAGDHLDRGKAPAIAGRTFTITAKFDTKGTENGVLIAQGGSARGYTLFMADGKLTFLVRTGEEVGSATALAAIAGVHTATACLDIQGTLTLSIDGQPAAKAAAGGPVSAMPVDGLDVGCDTAGAVGPYQAPNPFTGEIQSLVLELSPP, encoded by the coding sequence ATGAAGCATTTTCTCGCATGGCTTGTGGCCGTCCTCAGTGGTCTGTGCGGTCCCTCTTTCGCCGCGGACAGGCCTAACATCATCGTCATTCTCAGTGATGACATGGGTTTCTCCGACCTCGGCTGCTATGGTGGTGAAATCCAGACGCCTCATCTCGATGCGCTTGCGTCCGGCGGCATCCGGTTCACGCAGTTCTACAACACCGCGCGCTGCTGCCCCACGCGAGCCTCGCTTCTCACCGGCCTGCATCCTCATCAGGCCGGCGTCGGGCACATGACCAGCGACAACGGATATGACGGCTATCGCGGTGGGCTGAACGATCGTTGTGTGACGATCGCAGAGGTGCTGCGACCGGCGGGCTATCGCACGTACATGTGCGGCAAGTGGCACGTCACTCGGCATGCCGGTCCCGGAGCGGACCTCTCCTGCTGGCCCGTGCAGCGCGGGTTCGACAAGTTCTACGGAACGATCACCGGTGCCGGGAGTTTCTACGACCCTACGACCCTGTGCCGGCAGAACACCTTCATCACTCCCGAGAATGACTCCGAGTACCGACCGGCCCAGTTCTACTACACCGACGCCATCAGCGACAATGCGGTGCGCTATCTCCAGCTGCATACCCAAGAGTCGCCGGAGAAGCCTTTTTTTCTCTATCTGGCCTACACCGCAGCCCACTGGCCGATGCACGCGATGGAGAAGGACGTCGCGAAGTACAAGGGCCGCTACGACCAGGGCTACGAGGCCGTTCGGGTGGCGAGGTTCGCGGGCATGAGGAAGCTGGGCATCATCCCTGCGACGGCCGAGCTTTCGGCCGGTGCCGCCGCCTGGCGAGATGTCAAAGACAAGGCCTGGGAGGCCCGTTGCATGGAGGTGTATGCGGCCATGGTTGACTGCATGGACCAGGGCATCGGGCGCGTCGTGGCCCAGCTGAAGAAAGACGGCTGCCTCGACCACACGCTCATTCTCTTCCTGCAGGACAACGGTGGCTGCGCCGAGGGCATGGGCCGGTCTCCCAACGGTCCGCCCCCAGCCGACCTGGCTCCCCTGAAGCGGGACCAGCTCCAGCCTGCGATCTGGCCGCCGATGCAGACGCGTGATGGGCGGTGGGTGCGCACGGGTCCTGGAGTCATGCCCGGCCCTCCGGACACGTACATCGGGTATGGGCGAGCCTGGGCCAACGTCAGCAACACTCCCTTCCGCGAGTACAAGCACTGGGTGCATGAAGGCGGGATCAGTACTCCCCTGATCGCTCACTGGCCTGCCGGTATCCCCGCCGAGCGTTGCGGGAAGCTCGAATCGCAGCCTGGCCAGCTCGTGGACATCATGGCGACGTGCGTGGATGCGGCCGGCGCGGCATATCCTCAGGAGCTTCGCGGGCATGAGATCAAGCCGACGGAAGGGACAAGCCTGCGTCCTGCTTTCGAAGGCAGGAGCCTGGCCCGGGCCAAGCCTCTGGTGTGGGAGCATGAAGGCAACCGTGCCATCCGTGACGGCCGCTGGAAGCTCGTGGCCAAGGAGAACCAGGACTGGGAACTCTATGACATTGAGACCGACCGCAGCGAACTCCACGACCTTGCCGATGCACAGACCGAGCGGGTAACGACCATGTCGGCCGCATGGGATGTCTGGGCGCAGCGCGCGAATGTGCTTCCATTGGGGGCGTGGCGAGGCAAGAGCACGACGAGGGCAGCTCAGGGGCTCAGCAAGCAGCGGCGATTTGTACTCAAGGCTGGCGACCATCTCGATCGTGGTAAAGCACCCGCCATCGCTGGGCGTACCTTCACGATCACCGCGAAGTTCGACACCAAGGGAACCGAGAACGGCGTTCTGATTGCCCAAGGCGGAAGCGCGCGAGGTTATACGCTGTTCATGGCCGATGGCAAGCTGACCTTCCTGGTTCGGACCGGCGAAGAGGTCGGTTCGGCGACCGCACTCGCGGCCATCGCCGGCGTGCACACCGCCACTGCCTGTCTCGACATTCAGGGCACGCTGACGCTTTCGATCGACGGCCAACCGGCTGCCAAAGCCGCGGCGGGTGGTCCCGTTTCCGCCATGCCCGTGGATGGCCTGGATGTCGGCTGTGATACGGCCGGGGCTGTCGGACCCTATCAGGCCCCGAATCCATTCACCGGCGAGATCCAATCCCTCGTGCTCGAGCTGAGTCCACCATGA